CCTGATTTATAATTGATGATTCAATTATATCGTTACCTCTAAAAAAATTCATCGATTTATGTACAAGATAAAAAAAAGAGTCTGCGGCTTCATTTTTTTTTGAGAAAATTAATCCTACAGAAACAATAATGATAAAGCTGAGAAAAAGATATTCAGTTGAGAAAATATTCCTGACTTTCTTCACTTCGATTCCAATAAGTAAAAATTAAAGAAAAGAGCCTGCCTCATAAGTTTTATTGACTTTTGAGACAGGCTATAACTATTCGTTAAGAAGAACCTTGTAATATTGGTTCATATTCTCAATAATTTTTCCTGTACCTCTAACTACACAAGTTAATGGATCATCTGCAAGGCTGACTGGAAGATTTGTTTCATTTCTTAATTTTTGATCCAATCCACGAAGTAGTGCTCCTCCACCAGTAAGAACAATTCCTCTTTCCTTAATATCTGATGCTAGTTCGGCAGGAGTTTTTTCCAGTGCCGATTTTACTGCTTGAACTATCTGTTTAACAACCGGCTCAAGAGTTTTTCTAATCTCTTCGGAGTGAACTTCCATCTCTTTTGGAAGACCTCCCACAAGGTCTTTTCCTTTTATAAGCATTGTTTTTTCTTCATCAAGTTCAATAGCTGAACCAATCTCAATTTTTATCTGTTCTGCAGTTCTTAACCCTATGGAAAGTTTATGCTCTGATCTCATAAAATCACTAATAGCGGTATTCATTTTATCGCCAGCAGTTCTTATTGAATTTTCTGACACAATTCCAGACAAAGAAATAACTGCAATTTCTGTTGTTCCACCACCGATATCTACAACCATTGAACCTTCACTTTTATCTACTGGGAGTCCTACTCCTAGTGCTGCTGCCATTGGCTCAGATACAAGACTAACCTCTCGAGCCCCAGCATTTTCCGCAGCAGATCTGATGATTCTCTTCTCAGATTTAGTTACACCTGATGGAACACACACTATAATTCTTGGTCTTCCAGCTAGTGCTCTGGTTTTAACTTTTTTAATAAATTGTCTGATCATCTCTTCTGCGATTTCATCATCATCAATCACACCATCTCTCATAGGTCTTATTGTTCTGATTTCACCGGGAGTTTTACCTTCCATGCTACGAGCTTCATGCCCAATAGCAATTACTTTTTTTACTCTGTTATCCCAAGTAACTACGGAAGGTTCTTCAACCACAATCCCCCTGCCTTTTACCCAGATGAGAGTATTTGCAGTACCTAAATCTATCGCAATATCATTCGAAAATACATTCAAAAAAGAGAAAAAGCCCATGTTCTTACTCCATTCTCATCTAGTGTTTAAAATGTCTGTTACCACTGAAAATCATAGCAACACCAAGCTCATTACAGGCATCAATGGAATCTTGATCCTTCATAGAGCCACCTGGCTGCACAATAAATTTAATACCCAAAGATGCTGCAGTTCTCACCGTATCATCAAATGGAAAGAAAGCGTCACTTGCCATTACGCATTCAGAAATTATATTTTGGAAATATTGTTCAAAATCAACAGTTTTTTCACCGTTGTCATATTCCCATTTAAGGTTTTCTCTAGCCTTGGTCAAGGCTAATTTTCTAAGTGAATCCACTCTGTTAGGCTGACCCGCTCCCATTCCAAGTAATTGAAAGGATCCATCCTTTTTCTGTCTTCCAATGGTAATAGCATTGGATTTTGTTTCTTTACAGCATCTCAATGTAAAAAGAGCTAACTCTTTTTTGTCTGTGTCAAAACTTTTTTCAGTAACAATTTTTAATTCTGAATAAAGCTCCTTATCCACATCCTGAACCAAATATCCACCATCAATCTGGCGAATCTGTTTACATTTAGAATTTTTGGTTTTCTCTAAATCAAATTTCAAAACCCTGATATTCTTACAGCTTTTCTTTGTTGTAAGAAATTCGATAGCTTCTTCAGTAAAATCAGGGGCAGCAATAACTTCTATAAATTTTCCTCCAACAGGAATCTCTATTGCTTCCAAGTCGTCGTTTACGACCTGAAAAGAGTAATGTTTTGTTTCTTTACCTTTAATAAATTTCACAACATCAATATCAACTATTTTATTGAAAGCTAGAACAGATCCCATCGCAGAAATCGGATCGGAATACCAAGCACTTTCAATGGCTTTTGCAGATGATTTAGCAGTTGCAACACCACATGGATTATTGTGTTTAATAACAACAGTTGACGGATTATCAAATTGAATGACGGTATCAATAGCACTTTGTAC
Above is a window of Candidatus Delongbacteria bacterium DNA encoding:
- a CDS encoding rod shape-determining protein; the encoded protein is MGFFSFLNVFSNDIAIDLGTANTLIWVKGRGIVVEEPSVVTWDNRVKKVIAIGHEARSMEGKTPGEIRTIRPMRDGVIDDDEIAEEMIRQFIKKVKTRALAGRPRIIVCVPSGVTKSEKRIIRSAAENAGAREVSLVSEPMAAALGVGLPVDKSEGSMVVDIGGGTTEIAVISLSGIVSENSIRTAGDKMNTAISDFMRSEHKLSIGLRTAEQIKIEIGSAIELDEEKTMLIKGKDLVGGLPKEMEVHSEEIRKTLEPVVKQIVQAVKSALEKTPAELASDIKERGIVLTGGGALLRGLDQKLRNETNLPVSLADDPLTCVVRGTGKIIENMNQYYKVLLNE
- the purH gene encoding bifunctional phosphoribosylaminoimidazolecarboxamide formyltransferase/IMP cyclohydrolase; translated protein: MKRAILSVSDKSGIVELAQFLQKKGVELFSTGGTFKLLKANSVEVTEIDELTKFPEIMDGRVKTLNPYVHGGILALRDNPEHMETVKKHNIPLIDLLVVNLYPFENTIAKENVTLEDVIENIDIGGPTMLRSSAKNYKFVTIITDPSDYTTLMDEVETKNGTTLEFRTELALKVFRRTSEYDSIISSYLDKRLAEKDNKNILLRDGEVLRYGENSHQSAKLYRNKGSENLLAGAQLLNGKEMSFNNYLDVQSAIDTVIQFDNPSTVVIKHNNPCGVATAKSSAKAIESAWYSDPISAMGSVLAFNKIVDIDVVKFIKGKETKHYSFQVVNDDLEAIEIPVGGKFIEVIAAPDFTEEAIEFLTTKKSCKNIRVLKFDLEKTKNSKCKQIRQIDGGYLVQDVDKELYSELKIVTEKSFDTDKKELALFTLRCCKETKSNAITIGRQKKDGSFQLLGMGAGQPNRVDSLRKLALTKARENLKWEYDNGEKTVDFEQYFQNIISECVMASDAFFPFDDTVRTAASLGIKFIVQPGGSMKDQDSIDACNELGVAMIFSGNRHFKH